In Colletotrichum higginsianum IMI 349063 chromosome 1, whole genome shotgun sequence, the DNA window TAACTGATACAACCCAGAGCTCGGCTACTTGGGTGAATGTGAAGGGGGACTTGTGGTCTCTTGGAAGAGTTGCAGTTGGCCCTCGGATGTCGAAGCCGAAGGGTGACCCGCCCTAGAAAATGGGTTACTTCGCTTGCCGGAACACGACTCCGACAAGGCAAAGGGGGTTTGCAAAGGGGGTTTCTGCTAGCTCCTTCAACAACAAATGGAGCCAAATGAGACTAAACTTGATGTGCTCGagggtgggggaggatgagTAAACCCTTGGCACTGATACGCGGGTTTGGTTAGGATGGGTGGGCTCTTTTGTTCATGTCATGGCCTCACTTGAGCCCCCACTGACGATGATGAGCGGCAGCGAGCGGGAACAAGGATCGACGCGATGAGTGGAAAACTGGAATGATGACACGGCGAAAGAACAGGATGCTGAATGCTGGAATCTCTAAATGTACCATCTACAACCGAAATCCACAAGATGCTGCAGTTTACGCCCCCCCAATGCCCGCATGCTGATGATGCCTGATGCCATCAGCCTGATCCCGCCCACTTACAAAGTAAAATACAGAATTGTTGGTTGGTTGTTAGTGCACTACGCGCATCCACCGGTCTAGTAGTCTCTCGCCAGCAGACTCTTTAAGCgcagtctctctctctcacacacactctctcacactctctcactcactctctctaTATGTACCTTGGGATGTGTACGGTGTAAGTACGTCTCGGACAAAGGAAAAATTATGCAAGGAGAAGGCGGGCGGGGTCCTCGATGTAGCTCTTGACGATGTTGAGGAAGGTGACAGCTTCGCGGCCGTCGATGAGGCGGTGGTCGTAGGTGACGGTGATGTACATCATGGGCCTGATctcgagcttgccgtcgacgacgacggggcggTCCTTGATGCCGTTCATGTTGAAAACGGCGGCCTGGGGGTAGTTGATGACGGGGGTGCCGAAGAGCGAGCCGAAGATGCCGGGGTTGCTGATGGAGAAgttgccgccctcgagatcggccATGGCGAGCTTGCTGTCGCGAGCCTATGATTTGGTCAGTACATGTTGGATATGTAAATGTATGTATAGCTGCCCCCCTTGTGGGAGGAGGAACGGTGACCCAAGAGGCAGCTCAAAAACAACTCACCTTggcggccagctcggcgacgccgcgctcgatgccgatgatgtcgagGGAGTCGACGTTGCGCAGGACGGGGGTGATGAGGCCCTTGGGCGCCGACACGGCGATGCTGATGTCGACGTAGTCGCGGTAGGTGAtgatctccttctccgtgTCGATGGAGGCGTTGAGCTGGGGCAcctgctgggcggcgaggcaggTGGCCTTGGTGAAGGCGCCCATGTATCCCAGGCGCACGCCGTGGCGCTTCATGACGTCCTCCTTGTTCTTGGCGCGCCAGGCCATGAGGGCCGACATGTCGACCTCGTTGATGGTGGTCAGCGAGGCCGTCATGTTCTGGGACTGCTTGAGCTTGGAGGCGATGGTCTTGCGCATGCGCGAGAGCTTCTCGGTGCGCTCGCCGCGGGAGAAGGCGCCGGTCGAGCCGAAGGGGACGGCGGGCTGGTCGGCGGGCTTTTGGGGAGCGGGCGCGGGCTTGGCGGTGGtgtccttcttggcctcctgcTGCTTGGGGGCCTCGGGTtccttcttctgctcctgggccgccggggcggcgggctcggGTTTGCTCTCGGGCTTGctctcgggctcgggcttcttctcttgggtcttctcgggcttcgcgtcgtccttcttggcgTCGGCCGGGGCGGCGCCAGTCTCCATGCGGGCGAGCTTctggccgacctcgacggtgtcgccctcggcgacgaagagctcgacgatggtgccCTCTTCCGgggcgttgacggcgacgtcgatcTTGTCCGTCTCGATGCtggcgacctcctcgtcggcctcgacgcggTCGCCGACCTGCTTGCCGATGGAGGCGACGGTGCCCTCGGTGATGGACTCGGCCATTTGCGGGACGGTGATGATGACCTCGCCGTGCTGGATGCGCGTCGTGCTGAAGGAGCGGTactgggaggcggcgagggcggggtATGCGCGGGGGATCGATCtcgtcttggtcgtcgtcgtggtgtTTCGCGTTGCGGTGACGAGGGATCGGGAGGACGATGCTTTTgaggcggcgttggcgatgtgGGAGTTGGCGACGGAGGCTAGTCTGGTCGCGGGTTTGGCCAtgcggccgacggcctggagCTGGGGGCGCATCATGATGGCGGTTgtggaggagacggagagcGGTGTAGGAAGGGaaccgaggaggaggggagatCGAATGGAAGCAGCGATGTTTTCGCTGGCGGTGTTTTGGGTGGTGTGTTGACGAGAAGGTGGAAAAAGAGTCGCGGGAAAATGTCGAAGGAAAATTGAGGTTGGAGCTTCCTGCGTGCGTGTGACAGAATCAGCCGCCGCTTTTAGTCAGGTGCTATTGGTTATggggtagggggggggggggg includes these proteins:
- a CDS encoding Dihydrolipoyllysine-residue succinyltransferase; the encoded protein is MMRPQLQAVGRMAKPATRLASVANSHIANAASKASSSRSLVTATRNTTTTTKTRSIPRAYPALAASQYRSFSTTRIQHGEVIITVPQMAESITEGTVASIGKQVGDRVEADEEVASIETDKIDVAVNAPEEGTIVELFVAEGDTVEVGQKLARMETGAAPADAKKDDAKPEKTQEKKPEPESKPESKPEPAAPAAQEQKKEPEAPKQQEAKKDTTAKPAPAPQKPADQPAVPFGSTGAFSRGERTEKLSRMRKTIASKLKQSQNMTASLTTINEVDMSALMAWRAKNKEDVMKRHGVRLGYMGAFTKATCLAAQQVPQLNASIDTEKEIITYRDYVDISIAVSAPKGLITPVLRNVDSLDIIGIERGVAELAAKARDSKLAMADLEGGNFSISNPGIFGSLFGTPVINYPQAAVFNMNGIKDRPVVVDGKLEIRPMMYITVTYDHRLIDGREAVTFLNIVKSYIEDPARLLLA